In Nicotiana tabacum cultivar K326 chromosome 11, ASM71507v2, whole genome shotgun sequence, a single window of DNA contains:
- the LOC107805498 gene encoding uncharacterized protein LOC107805498 isoform X2 — translation MEGSVAITDDLGAPPESWEVADVDASMRRLILSSSKKDSESSVNNNSNQSELLDSSSSALARAGSGGVSEDMVNTVDQFLREALQNPRERLSVLRMEQDVEKFIRDPGRQQMEFQQLPTSYLRLAAHRVAQHYSLQSMVLLDNSLPDGSGSRIIVRKTSECRMPLIRLADIPVNLPQGDTGVVKVAIKQRPQKGSQFAGSSNSNSSKGNSAKSVEERKEEYNRARARIFNSNSLSGSSNVKPETESRSQDTFQYGPIGIPQLEEKASLAGGSDLNTGRGLIDSSTSSSRSARSRTEKEPVGRPKSNNKVAIFRDREIDRKDPDYDRSYDRYMQRFDPGFGFTGGPYTIQPMYAPAINYNTEFPQLGAALRSPISAENQPRPLPQHLPGPWATSVTPGIGYGPAESMMPPLFSQNHVSARSSAAIYLHSTQYPCQRPGMTFIHPHEQVHQPFSQPHQLQPDGFGLARPR, via the exons ATGGAGGGCTCTGTGGCTATTACGGATGATCTCGGAGCCCCGCCGGAGTCATGGGAGGTAGCTGACGTGGACGCTAGTATGCGGCGGCTTATACTTTCTTCTTCGAAAAAGGATTCCGAATCTTCTGTCAATAATAATAGTAATCAATCTGAGCTGCTTGATTCCTCGTCTTCGGCTTTGGCCCGAGCTGGTTCGGGTGGTGTGTCGGAGGATATGGTTAACACCGTCGATCAGTTTCTTCGTGAGGCTTTACAAAACCCTAGAGAGCGGCTTTCCG TTCTGAGGATGGAGCAGGATGTTGAAAAGTTTATCAGGGACCCTGGCCGACAGCAGATGGAATTCCAGCAGCTGCCTACCTCCTATTTGCGACTGGCTGCTCACCGTGTGGCACAGCACTATTCACTACAATCAATGGTTTTGCTGGACAATAGTCTACCGGATGGCTCGGGTTCCAGAATTATTGTGCGCAAGACTTCTGAATGTCGGATGCCTTTGATTCGCTTGGCTGACATCCCGGTGAATTTGCCTCAAGGAGATACTGGCGTGGTTAAGGTTGCCATTAAGCAGAGGCCACAGAAAGGTTCACAATTTGCAGGttcttcaaattcaaattcatCAAAGGGAAATTCTGCCAAAAGTGTTGAGGAAAGAAAGGAGGAATATAATAGGGCTCGAGCACGTATTTTTAACTCTAATAGTTTAAGTGGGAGCTCCAATGTAaaacctgaaactgaatcaaGGTCACAGGATACTTTCCAGTATGGTCCAATAGGCATACCACAGCTAGAAGAAAAAGCTAGTTTAGCTGGCGGTTCTGATTTGAATACTGGGCGGGGTCTGATTGATTCTTCAACAAGTAGCAGTAGATCAGCTAGAAGTAGGACAGAAAAAGAGCCAGTTGGTAGACCTAAATCTAATAATAAGGTGGCTATCTTTCGTGATCGGGAAATTGACCGGAAGGACCCAGATTACGACAGGAGTTATGACAG ATACATGCAAAGGTTTGATCCTGGGTTTGGATTTACTGGTGGCCCATATACAATTCAGCCCATGTACGCTCCTGCAATAAACTACAACACTGAGTTTCCCCAGCTTGGTGCAGCACTTCGGTCTCCCATTTCTGCTGAAAACCAACCTCGTCCACTTCCTCAACATTTACCTGGGCCATGGGCAACATCAGTGACTCCTGGCATTGGTTATGGTCCGGCAGAGAGCATGATGCCTCCCCTTTTTAGTCAAAATCATGTTAGTGCACGCTCAAGCGCAGCTATATATTTGCATTCAACGCAGTATCCTTGTCAGCGTCCTGGAATGACTTTTATCCATCCTCACGAGCAGGTTCACCAACCCTTCTCACAG CCTCATCAACTGCAACCTGATGGTTTTGGATTAGCCCGGCCCCGGTGA
- the LOC107805498 gene encoding uncharacterized protein LOC107805498 isoform X1, translating to MEGSVAITDDLGAPPESWEVADVDASMRRLILSSSKKDSESSVNNNSNQSELLDSSSSALARAGSGGVSEDMVNTVDQFLREALQNPRERLSVLRMEQDVEKFIRDPGRQQMEFQQLPTSYLRLAAHRVAQHYSLQSMVLLDNSLPDGSGSRIIVRKTSECRMPLIRLADIPVNLPQGDTGVVKVAIKQRPQKGSQFAGSSNSNSSKGNSAKSVEERKEEYNRARARIFNSNSLSGSSNVKPETESRSQDTFQYGPIGIPQLEEKASLAGGSDLNTGRGLIDSSTSSSRSARSRTEKEPVGRPKSNNKVAIFRDREIDRKDPDYDRSYDRYMQRFDPGFGFTGGPYTIQPMYAPAINYNTEFPQLGAALRSPISAENQPRPLPQHLPGPWATSVTPGIGYGPAESMMPPLFSQNHVSARSSAAIYLHSTQYPCQRPGMTFIHPHEQVHQPFSQPHQSSKKKDNTVRDFE from the exons ATGGAGGGCTCTGTGGCTATTACGGATGATCTCGGAGCCCCGCCGGAGTCATGGGAGGTAGCTGACGTGGACGCTAGTATGCGGCGGCTTATACTTTCTTCTTCGAAAAAGGATTCCGAATCTTCTGTCAATAATAATAGTAATCAATCTGAGCTGCTTGATTCCTCGTCTTCGGCTTTGGCCCGAGCTGGTTCGGGTGGTGTGTCGGAGGATATGGTTAACACCGTCGATCAGTTTCTTCGTGAGGCTTTACAAAACCCTAGAGAGCGGCTTTCCG TTCTGAGGATGGAGCAGGATGTTGAAAAGTTTATCAGGGACCCTGGCCGACAGCAGATGGAATTCCAGCAGCTGCCTACCTCCTATTTGCGACTGGCTGCTCACCGTGTGGCACAGCACTATTCACTACAATCAATGGTTTTGCTGGACAATAGTCTACCGGATGGCTCGGGTTCCAGAATTATTGTGCGCAAGACTTCTGAATGTCGGATGCCTTTGATTCGCTTGGCTGACATCCCGGTGAATTTGCCTCAAGGAGATACTGGCGTGGTTAAGGTTGCCATTAAGCAGAGGCCACAGAAAGGTTCACAATTTGCAGGttcttcaaattcaaattcatCAAAGGGAAATTCTGCCAAAAGTGTTGAGGAAAGAAAGGAGGAATATAATAGGGCTCGAGCACGTATTTTTAACTCTAATAGTTTAAGTGGGAGCTCCAATGTAaaacctgaaactgaatcaaGGTCACAGGATACTTTCCAGTATGGTCCAATAGGCATACCACAGCTAGAAGAAAAAGCTAGTTTAGCTGGCGGTTCTGATTTGAATACTGGGCGGGGTCTGATTGATTCTTCAACAAGTAGCAGTAGATCAGCTAGAAGTAGGACAGAAAAAGAGCCAGTTGGTAGACCTAAATCTAATAATAAGGTGGCTATCTTTCGTGATCGGGAAATTGACCGGAAGGACCCAGATTACGACAGGAGTTATGACAG ATACATGCAAAGGTTTGATCCTGGGTTTGGATTTACTGGTGGCCCATATACAATTCAGCCCATGTACGCTCCTGCAATAAACTACAACACTGAGTTTCCCCAGCTTGGTGCAGCACTTCGGTCTCCCATTTCTGCTGAAAACCAACCTCGTCCACTTCCTCAACATTTACCTGGGCCATGGGCAACATCAGTGACTCCTGGCATTGGTTATGGTCCGGCAGAGAGCATGATGCCTCCCCTTTTTAGTCAAAATCATGTTAGTGCACGCTCAAGCGCAGCTATATATTTGCATTCAACGCAGTATCCTTGTCAGCGTCCTGGAATGACTTTTATCCATCCTCACGAGCAGGTTCACCAACCCTTCTCACAG CCTCATCAAAGCTCCAAGAAGAAAGACAATACGGTTAGAGATTTTGAGTAA
- the LOC107805498 gene encoding uncharacterized protein LOC107805498 isoform X3, with translation MEGSVAITDDLGAPPESWEVADVDASMRRLILSSSKKDSESSVNNNSNQSELLDSSSSALARAGSGGVSEDMVNTVDQFLREALQNPRERLSVLRMEQDVEKFIRDPGRQQMEFQQLPTSYLRLAAHRVAQHYSLQSMVLLDNSLPDGSGSRIIVRKTSECRMPLIRLADIPVNLPQGDTGVVKVAIKQRPQKGSQFAGSSNSNSSKGNSAKSVEERKEEYNRARARIFNSNSLSGSSNVKPETESRSQDTFQYGPIGIPQLEEKASLAGGSDLNTGRGLIDSSTSSSRSARSRTEKEPVGRPKSNNKVAIFRDREIDRKDPDYDRSYDRYMQRFDPGFGFTGGPYTIQPMYAPAINYNTEFPQLGAALRSPISAENQPRPLPQHLPGPWATSVTPGIGYGPAESMMPPLFSQNHVSARSSAAIYLHSTQYPCQRPGMTFIHPHEQVHQPFSQI, from the exons ATGGAGGGCTCTGTGGCTATTACGGATGATCTCGGAGCCCCGCCGGAGTCATGGGAGGTAGCTGACGTGGACGCTAGTATGCGGCGGCTTATACTTTCTTCTTCGAAAAAGGATTCCGAATCTTCTGTCAATAATAATAGTAATCAATCTGAGCTGCTTGATTCCTCGTCTTCGGCTTTGGCCCGAGCTGGTTCGGGTGGTGTGTCGGAGGATATGGTTAACACCGTCGATCAGTTTCTTCGTGAGGCTTTACAAAACCCTAGAGAGCGGCTTTCCG TTCTGAGGATGGAGCAGGATGTTGAAAAGTTTATCAGGGACCCTGGCCGACAGCAGATGGAATTCCAGCAGCTGCCTACCTCCTATTTGCGACTGGCTGCTCACCGTGTGGCACAGCACTATTCACTACAATCAATGGTTTTGCTGGACAATAGTCTACCGGATGGCTCGGGTTCCAGAATTATTGTGCGCAAGACTTCTGAATGTCGGATGCCTTTGATTCGCTTGGCTGACATCCCGGTGAATTTGCCTCAAGGAGATACTGGCGTGGTTAAGGTTGCCATTAAGCAGAGGCCACAGAAAGGTTCACAATTTGCAGGttcttcaaattcaaattcatCAAAGGGAAATTCTGCCAAAAGTGTTGAGGAAAGAAAGGAGGAATATAATAGGGCTCGAGCACGTATTTTTAACTCTAATAGTTTAAGTGGGAGCTCCAATGTAaaacctgaaactgaatcaaGGTCACAGGATACTTTCCAGTATGGTCCAATAGGCATACCACAGCTAGAAGAAAAAGCTAGTTTAGCTGGCGGTTCTGATTTGAATACTGGGCGGGGTCTGATTGATTCTTCAACAAGTAGCAGTAGATCAGCTAGAAGTAGGACAGAAAAAGAGCCAGTTGGTAGACCTAAATCTAATAATAAGGTGGCTATCTTTCGTGATCGGGAAATTGACCGGAAGGACCCAGATTACGACAGGAGTTATGACAG ATACATGCAAAGGTTTGATCCTGGGTTTGGATTTACTGGTGGCCCATATACAATTCAGCCCATGTACGCTCCTGCAATAAACTACAACACTGAGTTTCCCCAGCTTGGTGCAGCACTTCGGTCTCCCATTTCTGCTGAAAACCAACCTCGTCCACTTCCTCAACATTTACCTGGGCCATGGGCAACATCAGTGACTCCTGGCATTGGTTATGGTCCGGCAGAGAGCATGATGCCTCCCCTTTTTAGTCAAAATCATGTTAGTGCACGCTCAAGCGCAGCTATATATTTGCATTCAACGCAGTATCCTTGTCAGCGTCCTGGAATGACTTTTATCCATCCTCACGAGCAGGTTCACCAACCCTTCTCACAG atttaa